Proteins encoded by one window of Erysipelothrix rhusiopathiae:
- a CDS encoding ABC transporter permease subunit, with protein sequence MDNNKKNSFWSSIKSMFANLFKSGGQRREELEDLIADDVVISPSKQIARNFFENKLGVTGLVAFVLIFVVVFGTTSFRPYNSYEHETVLNNLAPGTKYLNIPKEIQGKNIDTISSGTSYSVALDDAGKVHFWGQRPDKKFKVDQIVEKTKNSKIKSLASGDKFVVAVTENNQFIGVGENTFSQTELPFDVMEELGSDNIVKVAAGKRFTAIVTDTGKIYTWGSVLENNLDNIPKSIQGRVKDIAIGQFNIIALLDDGSLVAFGQGGTEVGAIPTELTDGSVKVTQVELTKTSAIALDADGNVHTWGAQGKYQSVPELDGKVVQIASTLSSFNALTESGSVYAWGEGKFNLTDVPSSVTNVKNKQIFSDHFQSFAVSEDNQIKGWGNKGFVLGTDDMGRSIGERLLYGGRISLTVGAISMIISTVIGVLVGLIAGFYGGWVDNLLMRIAEVISAFPFLPLAITLSALLPSSTTQSQRLAMIMVILGVISWPGVARLVRGQILAEREKDFVLAARALGLKEKTIIIRHILPSVFNFIIVNMTLGYASSLLTEAGLSYLGFGVKPPSPSWGNMLNGVANTTVIENYWWQWLLPALCVMFTALSVNLMGDALRDAMDPKSNQK encoded by the coding sequence ATGGACAACAATAAGAAAAATTCATTTTGGTCAAGTATCAAATCGATGTTTGCTAATCTGTTTAAGAGCGGTGGGCAACGACGCGAAGAACTTGAAGATTTAATCGCTGATGATGTGGTAATTAGCCCATCAAAACAAATTGCGAGAAACTTTTTTGAAAATAAATTAGGTGTTACAGGACTTGTAGCATTCGTATTAATATTTGTAGTTGTATTTGGTACTACATCATTTAGACCGTATAATTCATACGAACATGAAACAGTATTAAATAACTTAGCACCTGGGACAAAGTATTTGAATATTCCCAAGGAAATACAAGGTAAAAACATTGATACAATTAGTAGTGGTACTTCATACTCCGTTGCTTTAGATGATGCAGGAAAAGTACATTTTTGGGGACAACGCCCGGATAAGAAATTTAAAGTAGATCAAATCGTTGAAAAAACTAAGAATAGTAAAATTAAGTCACTCGCGTCTGGAGATAAATTTGTTGTTGCAGTCACCGAAAACAATCAATTTATTGGTGTAGGTGAAAATACATTCTCTCAAACAGAACTACCATTTGATGTCATGGAAGAACTTGGTAGTGATAACATTGTTAAAGTAGCAGCAGGAAAACGATTTACTGCGATTGTTACTGATACAGGAAAAATCTATACATGGGGTAGTGTTCTTGAAAACAACCTCGATAATATTCCGAAAAGTATCCAAGGGCGTGTTAAAGACATCGCAATTGGACAATTCAATATCATCGCTTTACTTGATGACGGATCATTGGTTGCGTTTGGTCAAGGTGGTACTGAAGTAGGTGCCATTCCGACAGAATTAACAGATGGTTCTGTAAAAGTTACTCAAGTAGAACTTACTAAGACTTCAGCAATCGCTTTAGATGCTGATGGTAATGTTCATACATGGGGAGCACAAGGTAAATATCAAAGCGTTCCAGAACTTGATGGTAAAGTAGTTCAAATTGCATCAACATTATCATCATTTAATGCACTTACAGAATCTGGAAGTGTTTATGCTTGGGGTGAAGGTAAATTTAATTTAACGGATGTTCCATCATCAGTAACAAACGTTAAAAACAAACAAATTTTCTCAGATCACTTCCAATCCTTTGCAGTTAGTGAAGACAACCAAATTAAAGGTTGGGGAAATAAAGGATTTGTATTAGGTACTGACGATATGGGTCGTTCAATTGGAGAACGTTTACTTTATGGTGGACGCATCTCACTAACAGTTGGTGCGATTTCAATGATCATTTCTACTGTAATTGGGGTTCTCGTTGGTTTAATTGCAGGTTTCTATGGTGGTTGGGTTGATAACTTACTCATGCGTATCGCTGAGGTTATTAGTGCATTCCCATTCTTACCGCTTGCTATTACTTTATCGGCCTTGTTGCCTTCATCGACAACACAGTCACAACGACTCGCTATGATTATGGTTATTTTAGGGGTAATCTCTTGGCCGGGTGTTGCACGTCTTGTGCGTGGACAAATCCTTGCCGAACGTGAAAAAGACTTTGTTCTTGCCGCACGTGCGTTAGGGCTAAAAGAAAAAACAATTATTATTCGCCATATCTTACCAAGTGTGTTTAACTTTATTATTGTTAATATGACACTTGGATATGCATCAAGCTTGCTTACAGAAGCTGGATTATCATATTTAGGATTTGGTGTTAAGCCACCTTCACCATCATGGGGTAATATGCTCAATGGTGTTGCGAATACAACAGTTATTGAAAATTACTGGTGGCAATGGCTTCTACCAGCACTCTGCGTTATGTTCACAGCCTTGTCTGTAAACTTAATGGGAGATGCACTTCGTGATGCAATGGATCCGAAGTCGAACCAGAAGTAG
- a CDS encoding oligopeptide/dipeptide ABC transporter ATP-binding protein yields MENKDNRVLIKVEHLQKYFPIKKSSVFQRKQEYVKANKDISIEIFEGETLGLVGESGCGKSTFGRTLIQLYEQTGGVSLYYGETIEEMMPEYVRGVYKSIPKVFGKHDTEYKAIKDLESKIEGTSGEEFIELNESLRLLKIAYETTYGNIFRLAGGLLVHDNLNEVSKLLLSKYQKGSAVAKLHKELEMETLRNTMHDKKANGNVSSLKEKLAAAQKELDDVNVVINEMKAKLSSHDNFEEYESLLDDGIDLSSLNKQEMRFLRKDLQIIFQDPYSSLDPRFTVGNIIGEGLIAHKLFKDANSDEYNEYIIDIMEKCGLQKEFIHRYPHQFSGGQRQRIGIARALALRPKFIVCDEAVSALDVSIQSQVINLLQDLKDEHNLTYLFITHDLGVVRYISDRIGVMYFGNLVELAPAEEIFSNPQHPYTKQLLAAIPRMEKDEAEIAELLKVVPNGIFDFTFEETGEADKDWYEVAPDHFVACRLLNAEAKNKKGGM; encoded by the coding sequence ATGGAAAATAAAGATAATCGCGTTCTCATAAAGGTTGAACACTTACAAAAATATTTCCCAATAAAAAAATCCAGTGTTTTCCAACGTAAACAAGAATATGTAAAAGCCAACAAAGATATCTCAATTGAAATTTTTGAAGGTGAAACATTAGGACTTGTTGGAGAATCAGGTTGTGGTAAATCCACGTTTGGTCGTACATTAATTCAATTGTACGAGCAAACAGGTGGAGTATCACTTTATTATGGTGAAACAATTGAAGAAATGATGCCTGAGTACGTACGCGGAGTATATAAATCAATACCAAAGGTATTTGGTAAACATGATACAGAATACAAAGCGATTAAGGACCTTGAATCAAAAATTGAAGGAACATCAGGCGAAGAATTTATTGAACTTAATGAATCATTGCGTCTTTTAAAGATTGCATATGAAACAACATACGGTAATATTTTCCGTCTTGCAGGTGGACTTCTCGTTCATGATAATCTCAATGAAGTAAGTAAATTGCTTCTTTCAAAATATCAAAAAGGGAGTGCAGTTGCGAAGTTACATAAAGAACTTGAAATGGAAACATTACGCAATACCATGCATGATAAAAAAGCAAATGGTAATGTATCAAGTTTAAAAGAAAAATTAGCAGCAGCTCAAAAAGAGCTTGATGACGTTAATGTGGTTATTAACGAAATGAAGGCAAAATTATCTTCACATGATAATTTTGAAGAATATGAATCTTTACTTGATGATGGTATCGATTTATCATCATTAAACAAACAAGAGATGCGTTTCTTACGTAAGGATTTACAAATTATTTTCCAAGATCCATATTCATCACTTGATCCTCGTTTTACCGTAGGAAACATTATTGGAGAAGGGCTGATTGCTCATAAACTCTTCAAGGATGCAAACAGTGACGAATATAATGAATACATTATTGATATAATGGAAAAATGTGGACTTCAGAAGGAATTTATACATCGTTATCCTCACCAATTTTCAGGTGGACAACGTCAACGTATCGGGATTGCACGTGCATTAGCACTTCGTCCTAAGTTTATCGTTTGTGATGAAGCGGTTAGTGCGTTGGATGTATCCATCCAGTCTCAAGTTATTAACTTACTTCAAGATCTTAAAGATGAGCACAACTTAACATACCTATTCATTACACATGACTTAGGTGTAGTACGTTATATCAGTGACCGTATTGGAGTTATGTATTTTGGTAACTTGGTTGAACTTGCACCTGCTGAAGAAATCTTCAGTAATCCGCAACATCCATACACCAAACAATTGCTTGCAGCGATTCCTCGAATGGAAAAAGATGAAGCAGAGATTGCGGAACTTCTTAAAGTTGTTCCAAATGGCATTTTTGATTTCACATTTGAAGAAACGGGTGAAGCCGATAAAGATTGGTATGAAGTGGCACCAGATCACTTTGTAGCATGTCGTCTGCTTAATGCCGAAGCAAAGAACAAGAAAGGAGGTATGTAA
- a CDS encoding ABC transporter ATP-binding protein: protein MALLEIKNLHTYFDTKRGLVKAVNGVSFSVDEGRTLGIVGESGSGKSQTAMSILQLFESNQRIYEGEIIFNGEVLSDYTEEQLRKIRGNDISMIFQEPMTSLNPVFTVERQISEVLMLHQGMTKQEASQRALEMLASVKIPRPEKVLKNYPHQLSGGMSQRVMIAMALACNPKLLIADEPTTALDVIIQAEILKLMNDLKTDYNTSILFITHDLGVISQMADDVIVMYGGKIVEAAPIKAIFTDAKHPYTKRLLNAFLKTDISGRKDRKEVEADLYSSENDVYDFYNFKTNAIADVDWHSVGENHYVACNLKK from the coding sequence ATGGCTTTATTAGAAATTAAAAACCTACATACCTACTTTGATACAAAACGTGGCTTGGTAAAAGCTGTTAATGGTGTTTCTTTCTCTGTAGATGAAGGACGCACATTGGGTATTGTTGGTGAATCAGGAAGTGGAAAGAGTCAGACAGCAATGTCGATTTTACAATTGTTTGAATCAAACCAACGTATCTATGAAGGTGAGATTATTTTTAACGGTGAAGTTCTATCGGATTATACTGAAGAACAATTACGTAAAATTCGCGGAAATGATATTTCAATGATTTTCCAAGAACCAATGACAAGTTTAAACCCAGTATTTACGGTTGAACGTCAAATTAGTGAAGTATTAATGCTTCACCAAGGTATGACAAAGCAAGAAGCGAGTCAACGCGCACTAGAAATGCTTGCATCCGTTAAAATTCCTCGTCCAGAGAAAGTTCTAAAAAACTATCCTCACCAATTATCAGGTGGGATGAGTCAACGTGTTATGATTGCGATGGCGCTTGCATGTAATCCTAAGCTTTTAATCGCTGATGAGCCTACAACGGCTCTTGATGTTATTATTCAAGCAGAGATTCTAAAATTAATGAATGATCTCAAAACAGATTACAACACATCAATTCTCTTTATTACTCATGATCTCGGTGTTATCAGCCAAATGGCAGATGATGTTATTGTTATGTATGGTGGTAAGATTGTTGAAGCGGCACCAATCAAAGCGATCTTTACAGATGCGAAACATCCATATACGAAACGCTTATTAAACGCATTCTTAAAAACGGATATCAGTGGACGTAAAGATCGTAAAGAAGTTGAAGCAGATCTCTATTCTTCAGAAAATGATGTTTATGACTTCTATAACTTTAAAACAAACGCGATTGCGGATGTTGATTGGCATAGTGTTGGTGAGAACCATTACGTTGCGTGTAATTTAAAGAAATAA
- a CDS encoding MarR family winged helix-turn-helix transcriptional regulator: protein MESVLSQLYRALERKHRSVVQTYLDTLGLYIGQPRFLFELYRNPGLTQRELAETLVVTKETVSVALKRLEQGDFIRREIPEDDKRCRQLYLTEKGEATIVELKKNFDSINNSMFLNLSPEQQLQLEELLTEMIKGLEARETNENVL from the coding sequence ATGGAATCTGTTTTATCACAACTTTATCGCGCATTAGAACGAAAACACAGAAGTGTTGTCCAAACCTATTTAGATACTTTAGGGCTCTATATAGGACAACCACGTTTTTTGTTTGAACTGTATCGAAATCCTGGTTTGACACAAAGAGAGTTAGCAGAAACACTTGTGGTTACAAAGGAAACAGTATCTGTGGCTCTTAAACGTCTTGAACAAGGTGATTTTATTCGCCGGGAAATACCGGAAGATGATAAACGTTGTCGTCAGCTATACCTGACTGAAAAAGGGGAAGCAACGATTGTTGAGTTGAAGAAAAACTTCGATTCCATAAATAACTCAATGTTCCTGAACTTAAGTCCGGAACAACAACTGCAGTTAGAAGAATTACTTACAGAAATGATTAAAGGATTGGAGGCAAGAGAGACAAATGAAAACGTTCTTTAA
- a CDS encoding ABC transporter ATP-binding protein, producing the protein MKTFFKYFKPEIPIALLGIIFVGSVAFIELYQIQLMAQIIDVGIANQDFTVILNVGLKMVGLALLGAVIAMLGLVFPSQASNNFALNLRRDIFKRVQTFSLKNMSQFQTASLVTRLTNDINFLQRTIMMCLRLLVRAPVFLISTVVMTYMISPDLSIVMLGAVVVLSLVLLYVIKEGFPRFVKLQDKVDKMNRKVQESLMNIRVIKSFVREDEESHKFQDENGELFDASVSAMNLMVVMNPALMGAIHFATLFIVWISSFLIVDQHLINIGDLLVFINYLRFTMFSMMMITNVLMMISRSKASVIRLKEVLETEPDITNAAILDTLPENPRGDIHFDNVSFRYYEDANDILTNINFAIKPGEHVGIIGSTGSGKSTLINLMVRLIDVTEGTIYLDGKDIRTLDLKSLRSQFGFVPQKNVLFTGTIESNLKLGNPNASQEDLIRATKAASIYDFIMEQEEGFKAPIQQGGTNLSGGQRQRMCIARALVVEPKILVLDDSTSALDAATEQRVKESVQSLYEDVTVISIAQKISSVSDSDMILVMDEGKIVGQGTHTTLLESCNVYQEIYESQQRKGDE; encoded by the coding sequence ATGAAAACGTTCTTTAAATATTTTAAACCTGAGATCCCAATCGCATTATTGGGAATAATTTTTGTCGGTAGTGTAGCCTTCATCGAATTGTATCAAATTCAATTGATGGCGCAAATTATCGATGTAGGGATTGCGAATCAAGATTTTACAGTAATCCTTAATGTTGGCCTAAAAATGGTTGGACTTGCCTTGCTAGGGGCAGTCATCGCAATGCTTGGTTTGGTTTTCCCATCGCAAGCATCCAACAATTTCGCCTTAAATTTACGTCGAGACATCTTTAAACGTGTCCAAACATTTTCATTAAAGAATATGTCTCAATTTCAAACGGCTTCTTTAGTAACCCGTTTGACAAATGATATTAACTTTCTACAACGAACCATAATGATGTGCTTACGCTTATTAGTGCGTGCACCAGTATTTCTAATCAGTACAGTTGTCATGACCTATATGATTAGTCCTGATCTGTCCATTGTAATGTTGGGAGCAGTTGTGGTTTTATCACTCGTCCTGCTTTATGTAATTAAAGAAGGATTTCCACGATTTGTCAAGTTGCAAGATAAAGTGGATAAGATGAACCGTAAGGTGCAAGAATCCCTCATGAACATTCGAGTTATTAAATCTTTTGTACGTGAGGATGAAGAATCCCATAAATTTCAAGATGAAAACGGCGAGTTGTTTGATGCTTCCGTCAGCGCAATGAATTTAATGGTTGTTATGAATCCTGCACTAATGGGTGCGATTCATTTTGCGACACTGTTTATCGTATGGATTTCAAGTTTCCTCATTGTTGATCAACATTTAATCAATATTGGAGATTTACTCGTCTTTATAAACTATCTTCGTTTCACGATGTTCTCGATGATGATGATTACAAACGTCTTAATGATGATTTCACGATCGAAAGCATCCGTCATTCGTTTGAAAGAAGTGTTGGAAACTGAACCAGATATTACCAATGCGGCAATACTGGATACACTTCCTGAAAATCCGCGTGGTGATATACATTTTGATAATGTTTCATTCCGTTATTATGAGGATGCAAATGATATTCTCACAAACATTAATTTTGCTATTAAACCCGGTGAACATGTTGGGATTATCGGTTCTACAGGTTCCGGTAAATCGACTTTGATTAATCTGATGGTACGTTTAATTGATGTTACTGAAGGAACAATTTACCTTGATGGAAAAGACATCCGTACGCTTGACTTAAAATCGTTACGCAGTCAATTTGGATTTGTTCCCCAAAAAAATGTGCTCTTTACGGGAACCATTGAGTCCAATCTGAAACTTGGAAATCCAAATGCAAGTCAAGAAGATCTTATCCGTGCTACCAAAGCTGCTTCAATCTATGATTTTATCATGGAACAAGAAGAAGGTTTTAAAGCACCGATCCAACAAGGTGGTACCAATTTATCAGGTGGTCAACGTCAGCGAATGTGTATTGCTCGAGCATTGGTTGTGGAACCTAAAATTCTTGTTTTAGATGATAGTACCAGTGCCTTGGATGCTGCTACAGAACAACGGGTTAAAGAATCCGTTCAAAGTCTTTATGAAGATGTTACGGTTATAAGTATTGCGCAAAAAATTAGTTCTGTTTCAGACAGTGATATGATTTTAGTTATGGATGAGGGTAAGATTGTCGGGCAAGGAACACACACTACATTGCTTGAGTCCTGTAATGTCTACCAAGAAATCTATGAAAGCCAACAAAGAAAGGGGGATGAATAA
- a CDS encoding ABC transporter ATP-binding protein produces MSERKVVIGHKPRNQQKTLKRLLGYLGQNKILLIMVIIASIVSTLGGLYGSYSISPLIKIIENGLNGSISRDLMFQQLFSKLVFLAIIFALEVLAMLFSNRMMVKISQRTVETIRKDMFDHVLKMDVKYHDQNAHGDLMSRFTNDIDLVGEGLNSAAASIVINIFTLLGTIVVMFILSPTLSLVTLIILPLLSIMANAIVKRSRIYSKRQQRSLGTLNGYIEESMEGQMVMQLFNHEAEAEKDFQVLNQDYRKNSQSAQITSIMMYPLMQNVNTISYAVIGIVGGYLAINHGLSIGDLGAYVNMTRTQGKPINEISSQFTTLQSAIASAERIFELLDWSLESENETDLILEDVVGSVRFENVTFGYNPSVPVLKDVSFWAKPGQKIAFVGSTGAGKTTITNLISRFYDIDAGTILIDEKPLDTINRYSLRKHIAMVLQDTHLFSGTVMENIRYGNLDASDEACIEAAKLANADHFIRQLKHGYQTVLGGDGDDLSQGQMQLLNIARAAVANPEILILDEATSSIDTRTERMVEKGMDSIMEGRTTFVIAHRLSTVRNADAIIVLEHGEIIERGSHDDLIQLGGRYASLYSGQSQLA; encoded by the coding sequence ATGAGTGAACGTAAAGTTGTCATTGGTCATAAACCACGAAACCAACAAAAAACACTGAAACGCCTGTTAGGATATTTAGGACAAAATAAGATCTTACTAATTATGGTAATCATCGCATCGATTGTCTCCACCTTGGGTGGGCTTTATGGATCGTATTCTATCTCTCCATTAATCAAAATTATTGAAAATGGATTAAATGGATCGATTTCAAGAGATTTGATGTTCCAACAGCTCTTTAGTAAACTTGTCTTTCTTGCAATTATCTTCGCGCTTGAAGTATTAGCGATGCTTTTCTCAAACCGTATGATGGTGAAGATATCACAACGTACTGTTGAAACAATTCGCAAAGACATGTTTGATCATGTGTTGAAGATGGATGTTAAGTATCACGATCAAAATGCTCACGGGGATTTAATGAGTCGTTTTACCAATGATATTGATCTTGTGGGGGAAGGGTTAAACTCCGCTGCTGCTTCAATTGTTATTAATATCTTCACGTTGTTAGGGACAATCGTGGTTATGTTTATCTTAAGTCCTACGCTATCCCTAGTGACTCTGATTATTTTGCCACTCCTTTCAATTATGGCAAATGCAATCGTAAAACGAAGTCGCATTTATTCTAAACGCCAACAACGTTCCCTTGGAACCCTCAATGGTTACATTGAAGAATCCATGGAAGGCCAAATGGTTATGCAACTTTTTAATCATGAAGCAGAAGCTGAGAAAGATTTCCAAGTGCTAAATCAAGACTACCGAAAGAATTCTCAAAGTGCTCAGATTACCTCAATTATGATGTACCCGTTGATGCAAAATGTGAATACAATAAGTTATGCGGTTATTGGGATTGTTGGGGGATACCTTGCAATTAATCATGGATTAAGTATTGGAGACTTGGGTGCTTATGTAAATATGACACGGACTCAAGGAAAACCAATTAATGAAATCTCGAGTCAATTCACAACACTTCAGTCTGCAATCGCTTCAGCTGAACGAATCTTTGAACTGCTGGACTGGAGTTTAGAGTCTGAAAATGAAACGGATTTAATTCTTGAAGATGTTGTAGGGTCAGTGCGTTTTGAAAATGTAACATTCGGATATAATCCAAGTGTTCCAGTCTTAAAAGATGTTTCGTTTTGGGCGAAACCGGGACAAAAAATTGCTTTCGTAGGATCTACAGGTGCAGGGAAAACGACTATCACAAACCTAATATCTCGATTCTACGATATTGATGCAGGTACCATCTTAATTGATGAAAAACCTTTGGATACCATTAATCGTTACAGTTTACGAAAACATATTGCGATGGTACTTCAAGATACGCATTTGTTTAGTGGTACCGTTATGGAAAACATTCGTTATGGTAATCTTGATGCAAGTGATGAGGCATGTATTGAAGCTGCAAAGCTTGCGAATGCGGATCATTTTATACGTCAACTTAAACATGGCTATCAAACGGTTCTTGGTGGGGATGGGGATGATTTATCGCAAGGTCAGATGCAATTACTGAATATTGCACGTGCTGCGGTAGCCAATCCTGAAATTCTTATCCTTGATGAGGCTACATCCTCCATCGATACCCGTACTGAACGTATGGTTGAAAAAGGGATGGATTCAATTATGGAAGGACGTACAACCTTTGTGATTGCACACCGTCTGTCTACAGTTCGAAATGCAGACGCGATTATTGTTTTAGAACATGGTGAAATTATTGAACGCGGTAGCCATGATGATTTAATTCAACTAGGCGGACGTTATGCATCATTATATTCGGGACAATCTCAGTTAGCTTAG
- a CDS encoding HAD family hydrolase, translating to MAFIFDLDGTLLDSIDDLGNNLNTVLLRHDLPTYDRAQYKKFVGNGMKKLVERALPSDYEAFDVILEEYLDEYSRHYTEASVPYSKVCDTLKELNQRNIPIAICTNKKQEYTEGIVKHYYDDIQFVATIGDTFDGKHKPDPYYPLAIASTMSIDPSLIYFVGDSDVDMKTAKNAGMVPVGVSWGFRSVEELREHGAKYIINSIEEVLDLPPLTK from the coding sequence ATGGCTTTTATATTTGATTTGGATGGAACGTTATTAGATTCCATTGATGATTTAGGAAATAATTTAAATACAGTGCTTTTGCGTCATGATCTTCCCACTTATGATCGCGCACAGTATAAAAAGTTTGTAGGAAATGGGATGAAGAAACTCGTTGAGCGGGCATTACCGAGCGATTACGAAGCATTTGATGTAATCCTAGAAGAATACCTTGATGAATACAGTCGTCATTACACAGAGGCTTCTGTGCCTTATAGCAAGGTCTGTGATACCTTAAAAGAATTGAATCAACGCAACATCCCGATTGCAATTTGTACAAATAAGAAACAAGAATATACAGAGGGTATTGTGAAGCATTATTATGATGATATTCAATTTGTTGCGACAATTGGGGATACCTTTGATGGTAAACATAAGCCAGACCCATACTATCCGCTCGCAATTGCATCAACAATGAGCATAGATCCTTCATTGATTTATTTCGTGGGTGATAGTGATGTGGATATGAAAACAGCTAAGAATGCAGGGATGGTACCTGTAGGAGTATCATGGGGTTTTCGAAGTGTTGAAGAACTTCGAGAACATGGTGCGAAGTATATTATCAATTCAATTGAAGAAGTACTTGATTTACCACCACTTACAAAATAA
- a CDS encoding antibiotic biosynthesis monooxygenase family protein, whose amino-acid sequence MKYVEVKHFEMKKGTGRDFAENFYNRTVVKDFPGFVSIRVGLNESCHSYDCVDVSFVWENEDAYTNFKRSDLHKEIHRTRKPNPNMIKHSSYRYDMIHED is encoded by the coding sequence ATGAAATATGTAGAAGTTAAACATTTTGAAATGAAAAAAGGAACAGGTCGTGACTTTGCCGAGAATTTTTATAATCGTACGGTAGTTAAAGATTTTCCAGGATTTGTTAGTATTCGTGTAGGGCTGAATGAGTCATGCCACAGTTATGATTGTGTGGATGTTTCATTTGTTTGGGAAAATGAAGATGCCTATACTAATTTTAAACGCAGTGACTTGCATAAAGAAATTCACCGAACACGCAAACCAAATCCAAATATGATTAAACATTCATCATATCGCTACGATATGATTCATGAAGACTAA